The Drosophila nasuta strain 15112-1781.00 chromosome 2R, ASM2355853v1, whole genome shotgun sequence genome segment CATGAATATCTCTtaatgtattaattttattttgttatagttTTCCTTGCGCAATGCGAACACATTTTGAAACCTCAATCACAAGCAccccccaacacacacacacatacacgtacaGTAGGTACAAAAAgaatgcacacatacacacagaagCAAAAGTTGTATTTATCGCATTTTATCTTGCATAGCATTTTctcttttcggtttttttgCATAGCACAACTACCAAGGCAGAGAGCACAAACTTCTCTTCacaatttgtattgttttattcaatttgtagcAAAGggtaaaatgttgtttttataattatttttttgaatttgaatcgAAAGCTTTTGATATATGTGtgtgaaatgaaaagtatGTACGGTATTTTAAgcgcaatttatttttttatattatattttattcatgaTTAAATTTCTACTAAATGTTTACTTAGTTTTAAACGCCAAGCAAATTTAGCTCGAAGGTACATAAGATTCACAATTGTTTacaccaaaaatattaaaataaacaacaaaaattgtgtatatttttaacttgtaTGCGTTGAcgattaaaaatatgtaacacacgaacacatacacaaaacgtgcatataaaaatcagaaaatgcaaaaaaaaaaacgaaatcgaaaatacaaactacaataattataattaacttAACAACTGCAAAATCCAGCAAAgatttgtttaacaaaaaacataagTATATTGAATGCTTGTTagagcaataataataatttctaaaagcaaaagttaaaCAAGCGCATTAAGAGAGAGCGGCATACTTTTGAGCGGCACTGTGTGCCCTCAGCCGACGCCAACGAGGCGGCAGATAAGGttacaaacaacaagaactacaaatttaaacacacaaaacaaataaacatacatattataattaaaaatatatatacatatttaataaaattgtaagcAAATGAGACACACAGTACATGCATTCGtgtagttgtatttgtatgtatttgtattttgtgacaagaacaacaaacaactaaaAACAGTCGGAACATTCTAGTGCTAAAAGGCCGCCACACATTCGAGTATTATACTTATTATATGCATGCATGTATGTAAAATGCCGAGCCCCAAAGAAAGGCAAGCATCCAAAAATCGAATATGTAGTTCTATCTGTCGTTTTGAGAACACCCCCTCCTATGTAAAATGGTTTCGTTTGTACAATCTCCCCAAGAAAAAGTAATGAACCGCCCTGTAATGCAACGAGTTTTCGCAACTTGAATGTCCAGCTAATGCCTCCTTGGCCCCTTTCTCCAAGATCCCTTTGTCGAAGCCACACTCTAGTACTCTGTTTAATGTTGTATCGAATTCTACATATACGCAaaggaaaagaagaaaaatacaagaaagtaatgacaaaatatataatattatagttaATATCAGCTGTTTGCGGAAAACAcaggaaaaacaaaacgatttacataagaatatttgaaaaaaatcatCAAATGTAACATCGTAACATTGCAAGCAGttgaaagcaaattaaatttaaatataaacaaaatataaatcacttgtaattaaattttgaaaattcgaaaagacaacaacaaaacgtaatatgaataataatgataatacaaattaaaattaaaaatgcatgcAAGAAGctaaaaaatcaacaaaagttaaaaacaaaaaaaaaacaaaaaattaaaaaaaaaaacaaggagaaaaattaaaataaaaacaacatgaAGCACTTGTAACAAAATAGCactgttttattaaaatgataaatgaaatacatatgtattagcAATAAATCTGAATGGAATCGCGTCGTTTTAACTTAACTGATGATAAATAGGGAATCAATACTCATGATAATATAATGAGTTGTCACTTGATTGATTGATCGATTAAGctaacaatttttcaattcattcatctatttttaagtattcaaTATCTACAGCTAATGGCAATTGAAGCGAAGTGCACAGCTGCGTTCCAAGGGTGCACACGCTGCTCCCGTGCCACGTCCCGCTGCCTCCTCCTGTTGCAatcgcagctgcagcaacttCTGTCGCAGCGCATaaggtgttgttgttgcggttgttgtcAATGGCTGCTGTCGCGATTCGTTGGCTCTATTTTTGTGCCACTTGCTGTCGCCACTGGCCACGCCCAGTTTGTCATAGGCGCGCTGCAGACGCAACTCATCCTGTCGCTGGCTGCTGAAGCAATCGCTGGCATTGAGCAAACGAAACTGTTGCAAGGCGAGCAGGCGCTGCAACTCGTTGTCGCAACTTGGGGGCAAAGGCGAtgacgtcgacgttgacgAAGAGTTGCAGCTACTTGCAACATGAACCTGACCCTGACCTTCAGCTGTCAGACGACTGGCGGCGCAGGCGCGTTGTTCATAGACCCGACGATTGTCCGTGTGCTCGCAGtgggtgttgttgttggtgttgctatGAGAGCTGCCACTTGCCTGCTCCCCGCTAGCCCAGCTGAGCACCTTGACACGACTTTCCCGCAGCTGTGGGGCGTAGCCAGcggagctgcagcagctggagcaaTGGCTCACCGTAGTTGTTGCCGAGTTGCGTCTGCTAAACTGACCATTCAACTGCGTGCTAGAGTGACCTAATCCCAGATTCTGCCCCGGTTGATTGTTGCTCCTGAGAAGTGGCCGTTTGACAAACTGCGTCGGCTGCACGCTTTGTCGGGATGATGATGTCAGCGAAAGCAGATCACTGCGTGGTCGTGGCTGCTCCGGTGGCTCTGGCTGCAGTCGTCTGCTGATGTGGCTCGTTGATTTCAATATGCTGCCACTGCCAGCAAAGCTGCCGCCGCTGTGTCCGCAGTAGCACCTCTTCATGCTTTTGTAATAGTTATGACGTAGAGAGTATTTGGAAATGATTTTGAACTGCGAGCAAGCTCCAAAATTTGTGATTGCGTGCTCACAGAATGTTCGGCGACGACTGTTGTTGAGTGCGGCGGGGCAACCGGTTTCCACACACATCGAGACTCACACATATCGAGTACATCGCGGCTGCCCCGACACCAGCAGCGGCTAGTGTTCCCATGCCCAACACCACCGTTAGTTACCTGGTCTGGTCGCCACGCCGGGCCGGCTCGCGTCGcgtttgtttatatttgaaaaacaattgcaacagtTTCCATAGACACACGCCGAAGTCCTCGTGTTCTGCCCACATTTGAGTCGAATGAGTAAAACGAATgacttaggcaacaaacttAATTTATGAACGTCCAATCGCCATAGATCGTTACTCGCCTATTGCGTTAGCGATTAGAACTAATTGGCTAGATGGCCGTTAGCATGGGAACTCGTTGGCATTTCGAGTGTCGAAATAAGACGGGATTCTGTTTCCAATGAAATGCTTCATTGCACATTACAACTTAAGTAATTTGCCTAGAGTAAAGCCGTAATACTTGTGGATGGTGTAAGGCTACAATTCACTTCTATACATAGCTACTGGTAGCAATGAATAAGAATTTAATGttaaagaaagaagaaatgTGTATATTGAATTCTGTAAATTTTTAGAATGAAAAGTACTTAGGGaaagttaattttttgtttaattaggAAATGTCGGAATAAACAATAATAGTAAAGATAAACACATATCATCAGtagaattttgttttaaattatataactaAAGTTAAATGTAtgatatgaaattttaaattcgtaATTGGACACcctaattaaagtaaatttaagtGTACGTTATGAAATGTAgtcaaaatatgtatatctaatggtatattcttaaactaatatgtaaattaatttccTATATTTTACCTTCTTGACTGCAACATCGAAGGTATTTATGCATTAAACGCACCTTAGTTTTCAACTAAAAGCTTATATCTTCAAAAGCTCTTCAGTGTCGTCAAAAACCCGTAACGTACAATCGCACAAAGTCTTTCCAATAGACGCATATGTAACCGACTTATGAGTACTACCGGCTCTTTTAATAACACCCCAATTAAGGACTACCTCACTAAAGCCGGGGTTCAATGAACCGCAACACAAAACAGAAAGGGCATTACGGGGTTGCTGACTTGCCGGTCACCGTTCGTCACCTGTTTCCACAGTTTacacagtttttgttttgtttattgtttgtttttttttttggcaagcagcaagagcaagcGACTTAAGTTGCAACCTCATGATCAATTATGGCTATTGGTTGCATTACCTAAAGTGGTCAGCCGGAAAGCAAAAGTTGCCGCATGTGGCGAGTAacattcatatatgtataaatattcaagagtcgacatacaaacatacatgtTTATGGGCCAAAGCT includes the following:
- the LOC132785440 gene encoding uncharacterized protein LOC132785440, which codes for MCVETGCPAALNNSRRRTFCEHAITNFGACSQFKIISKYSLRHNYYKSMKRCYCGHSGGSFAGSGSILKSTSHISRRLQPEPPEQPRPRSDLLSLTSSSRQSVQPTQFVKRPLLRSNNQPGQNLGLGHSSTQLNGQFSRRNSATTTVSHCSSCCSSAGYAPQLRESRVKVLSWASGEQASGSSHSNTNNNTHCEHTDNRRVYEQRACAASRLTAEGQGQVHVASSCNSSSTSTSSPLPPSCDNELQRLLALQQFRLLNASDCFSSQRQDELRLQRAYDKLGVASGDSKWHKNRANESRQQPLTTTATTTPYALRQKLLQLRLQQEEAAGRGTGAACAPLERSCALRFNCH